The following proteins are co-located in the Clostridiales bacterium genome:
- a CDS encoding extracellular solute-binding protein, with protein sequence MIKKIQFISLMLCILMITSSCGISTQDKLLDPEKPITITVWNYYNGTVKVKFDELVSRFNETIGAEQGIVVEAQSYGDVNELADAVFESANEEIGAMQMPDIFASYPDNAFRVDQISELADLNEYFTKEELGEIREEFLSEGYFGEEGALKILPIAKSTEVLYLNKTYWDAFAGKTGADISNLSTWEGLAQTAKKYYEATGKPFFSLDANANFMLISAMQLGEEMYTYNEFDATLNLSEDTAYRIWKNYYVPFLNGYYAKSGRFSSDDARTGAIAAYTGSTAGASYFPGQVERDGDSTPIEVMALPYPHYEEGEAYVVQQGAGMCIARSDAAHEYAAAVFLKWFINVPQNIEFAAATGYLPVKTEALDAGAILNEMKEEDRANVTVTKTIKAAIDMLNSYTLYGNKPFRSSYEIRSILESSLFELVKHDLETLENRVNEGENRQAVIDELCGKEHFDSWYQEFTGSIQSALSRNR encoded by the coding sequence ATGATAAAAAAAATCCAATTCATTTCGCTTATGTTATGTATTTTGATGATCACTTCATCTTGCGGCATATCCACTCAGGATAAGCTTCTGGATCCCGAAAAACCCATTACCATAACCGTCTGGAATTATTATAACGGAACCGTCAAAGTAAAATTTGACGAACTTGTTTCCAGGTTTAATGAGACGATCGGTGCAGAACAGGGAATTGTGGTGGAAGCCCAAAGCTATGGTGACGTCAATGAACTGGCGGATGCTGTTTTTGAGTCTGCAAATGAAGAAATCGGAGCCATGCAAATGCCTGACATCTTTGCTTCTTATCCAGATAATGCGTTTCGCGTCGATCAGATTTCTGAGCTTGCGGATTTGAACGAATATTTCACAAAAGAAGAGCTTGGTGAAATCAGAGAAGAATTCTTATCAGAAGGATACTTTGGAGAAGAAGGTGCCCTGAAAATCTTGCCAATCGCTAAGTCTACAGAAGTTCTGTACCTGAATAAAACCTACTGGGATGCGTTTGCGGGAAAAACAGGGGCTGATATATCAAATCTTTCCACCTGGGAGGGGCTTGCACAGACCGCGAAGAAATATTACGAAGCTACAGGAAAACCATTCTTCAGTCTAGATGCAAATGCAAACTTTATGTTGATTTCGGCCATGCAGCTTGGCGAGGAGATGTATACTTACAATGAGTTTGATGCAACTCTGAATCTGAGTGAGGACACGGCCTACCGAATTTGGAAGAATTATTATGTTCCCTTTCTAAATGGTTATTATGCTAAATCGGGACGATTCAGCTCCGATGATGCGAGAACGGGAGCTATAGCTGCCTATACCGGATCTACAGCGGGCGCATCCTATTTCCCGGGGCAAGTGGAGCGAGACGGAGATTCAACTCCTATAGAAGTAATGGCACTGCCTTATCCCCATTATGAGGAAGGGGAAGCCTATGTCGTTCAGCAGGGGGCCGGTATGTGCATCGCAAGAAGCGATGCCGCTCATGAATATGCAGCAGCGGTTTTTCTGAAATGGTTCATCAATGTTCCTCAAAATATTGAATTTGCGGCGGCAACGGGTTATCTACCTGTTAAGACAGAGGCGCTTGACGCAGGTGCTATCTTGAATGAAATGAAGGAAGAAGATCGCGCCAATGTTACTGTAACAAAAACCATCAAGGCAGCAATCGATATGCTAAATTCCTATACCTTGTATGGAAATAAACCTTTTAGAAGTAGTTATGAAATCCGTTCTATCCTAGAATCCAGTCTCTTTGAACTCGTGAAGCACGATCTAGAAACACTTGAAAACCGTGTCAATGAAGGAGAGAACAGACAGGCTGTAATCGATGAACTTTGCGGGAAGGAACATTTTGACAGTTGGTATCAGGAATTTACAGGCAGCATCCAGTCCGCTTTGTCTAGGAATCGATAG
- the preA gene encoding NAD-dependent dihydropyrimidine dehydrogenase subunit PreA, protein MAKQADLSIEYLGVKCENPFFLSSSPVGGCYDMVAKAYEAGWGGVFFKTVGRFIADECSPRFDNVSKEDTPWIGFKNMEQISDKPLEDNLQAIHRLKRDYPDKVMVATIMGSTDEEWKELAELVTQAGADLIECNFSCPQMTSHAMGSDVGQNPDLVRQYSKAVSGATKLPVIAKMTPNIGNMEIPAIAAIEGGAKGVSAINTIKSITNINLEHMTAMPVVNGKSAISGYSGAAVKPIGLRFIAQMKSHPLLKDIQMSGIGGIETWRDALEYILVGSHNVQVTTSVMQYGYRIVSDMISGLSYYMQDQGFNKLEDMIGLALPNIIPAEELDRNFKIIVNIDHDKCIGCGRCYVSCFDAAHQAINWDFENRRPSVNDECVGCHLCLNVCPVPDCIRPGEIKYKDESKRIPKDIAFQTRYE, encoded by the coding sequence ATGGCAAAGCAAGCTGATTTATCAATCGAATATCTGGGTGTCAAATGCGAGAACCCGTTTTTCCTGTCCTCTTCACCGGTTGGCGGCTGCTATGATATGGTGGCAAAGGCTTATGAAGCCGGCTGGGGCGGCGTCTTTTTCAAGACTGTGGGCAGATTTATCGCAGACGAATGTTCCCCGCGGTTTGACAACGTCAGTAAGGAGGATACACCCTGGATCGGGTTTAAAAATATGGAGCAGATTTCTGATAAGCCATTAGAGGACAACCTGCAGGCGATCCACCGATTGAAGAGAGATTATCCGGATAAGGTGATGGTTGCAACCATCATGGGGAGCACTGACGAGGAATGGAAAGAATTGGCTGAGCTTGTGACCCAGGCGGGAGCCGATCTTATCGAATGCAATTTTTCATGTCCTCAGATGACAAGCCATGCTATGGGCTCTGATGTAGGTCAGAATCCAGACTTGGTACGTCAATATTCCAAAGCTGTCTCCGGCGCTACAAAGCTTCCGGTAATTGCAAAGATGACGCCTAATATCGGAAACATGGAGATTCCTGCCATTGCTGCCATCGAAGGCGGAGCAAAAGGTGTGTCTGCAATCAACACCATTAAATCAATTACGAATATCAATTTGGAGCACATGACGGCTATGCCTGTGGTAAACGGAAAATCCGCGATCTCCGGCTACTCCGGTGCTGCAGTAAAACCCATCGGACTGCGCTTCATTGCCCAGATGAAGTCACATCCGCTTTTGAAGGATATCCAGATGAGCGGAATCGGCGGAATAGAAACATGGCGGGATGCACTGGAATATATTCTGGTAGGAAGCCATAATGTTCAGGTGACCACTTCAGTCATGCAGTACGGATATCGCATTGTCTCCGATATGATCAGCGGGTTGTCCTATTACATGCAGGATCAGGGATTCAACAAATTGGAGGATATGATAGGACTTGCTCTGCCCAATATTATCCCGGCTGAAGAGCTGGATCGAAACTTTAAAATCATTGTGAACATTGATCACGATAAATGCATTGGCTGCGGCAGATGTTATGTGTCCTGCTTTGATGCAGCGCATCAGGCCATCAATTGGGATTTCGAAAACAGAAGGCCTTCCGTCAATGACGAGTGCGTCGGCTGTCATCTCTGCCTCAATGTTTGTCCTGTGCCTGACTGCATTAGACCGGGAGAAATCAAATATAAGGATGAATCAAAACGGATTCCGAAGGATATTGCGTTCCAAACCAGATATGAATAA
- a CDS encoding diguanylate cyclase, translating into MKHLNMDRKSIAFRLTTLTIVIIIGQAALLTFFLIIGGVISQAEQNSYNSFSEKVRNRKDYLQREMKYRWMNMDPYVEQISERYDKESNSDQFFLEISDPLISMLRATQVTGVFVILNQKGDAQDEAKEALYIRDYDPVLNDYNNRDLYYIFGPSGLANRLQIPLDRMWKHRMDMSALPSEFYEMPLSKAPLTSTANLLGYWSLPFHLSPDDGSIITYTRPLFDDENRLIGIVGVEVSEQYLSKFLPATDLQMKDSYGYMLGYRQAQEDNIEPIMLTRAIQKRIAQNGQPLEYKARDLENSIYILENHNLKGNIYLSIESLGLYNNNTPFQQSQWYLIGIMGENHLLSYVTTIQSILVVSMLASVFIGVVFAYFFSYRFTKPIILVSRKTKETNTGKRIELEKTGLKEVDELLKIIQSTSNMLLETSGRMSKIIEMVGLPLGVFEYSDNEKSVFFTDQLPLLLSLSSAETEVITADKERFTRIIDQLLSNPEEEEEDIYSVSCDPERWLKIKLARKDATTLGVIMDATDEMTEKKRIMTERDIDPLTGILNRKALHLQMEDGLLKRNENLAAAILMFDLDNLKSVNDTYGHSWGDLYIKQAVKHLEMITAEGKVLGRRSGDEFALLLYDRESKEDIRHSIETFYMGLKSDSMTYPDQSKGIAAVSAGLVWVGPIETTLDEYLNKADELMYEAKRNEKGYYCEGTI; encoded by the coding sequence ATGAAACATTTGAATATGGATCGGAAATCAATTGCGTTTCGACTGACGACTCTGACCATAGTAATTATTATCGGGCAAGCGGCTTTACTGACATTTTTTCTTATTATTGGCGGAGTGATCAGCCAGGCGGAACAAAATTCCTATAACTCATTTTCCGAAAAGGTAAGAAATCGCAAGGATTACCTTCAACGGGAAATGAAGTACCGCTGGATGAATATGGATCCTTATGTTGAGCAAATTTCGGAACGGTATGATAAGGAGAGCAATTCGGATCAATTTTTTCTGGAGATTAGTGATCCTTTGATTTCCATGCTGAGAGCAACCCAGGTAACAGGTGTATTTGTCATCCTGAATCAAAAGGGGGATGCTCAGGATGAAGCCAAAGAAGCCCTATACATCAGGGATTATGACCCTGTTCTCAACGACTATAACAACAGAGATCTCTACTACATTTTTGGCCCTTCTGGACTGGCCAACCGCCTGCAGATTCCACTGGACAGAATGTGGAAACATCGGATGGATATGAGTGCGCTGCCATCTGAATTTTATGAGATGCCATTGAGTAAGGCGCCTCTGACATCGACAGCAAATCTTTTGGGATATTGGAGTCTGCCTTTCCATCTTTCTCCCGATGATGGTTCCATCATTACCTATACAAGACCCTTGTTCGATGACGAAAACCGGCTCATCGGCATTGTGGGAGTAGAAGTATCGGAACAGTATCTATCAAAGTTCCTGCCGGCAACAGACCTGCAGATGAAAGATTCCTATGGTTATATGTTGGGATATCGTCAAGCGCAAGAGGACAACATCGAGCCAATTATGCTGACAAGAGCCATTCAAAAGAGGATTGCTCAGAATGGGCAGCCATTGGAATATAAGGCTAGGGATCTGGAAAATTCAATTTATATCTTGGAGAATCACAATCTGAAGGGCAATATTTATCTTTCGATAGAAAGCCTTGGCCTCTACAACAATAATACGCCCTTTCAGCAGAGTCAGTGGTACCTCATAGGAATTATGGGTGAAAATCATCTGCTCAGCTATGTGACGACCATTCAATCGATCTTGGTGGTATCGATGCTGGCTTCCGTGTTCATCGGAGTAGTTTTTGCGTATTTCTTTAGTTACCGGTTTACAAAACCGATCATTCTAGTATCAAGGAAGACGAAAGAGACAAATACTGGCAAGAGGATCGAGCTTGAAAAAACAGGGCTGAAAGAAGTGGATGAATTACTTAAGATTATTCAATCCACCAGTAATATGCTTCTTGAAACATCCGGTAGAATGTCGAAAATTATCGAAATGGTTGGATTGCCTCTCGGTGTGTTTGAGTACAGTGACAATGAAAAAAGTGTTTTTTTCACGGATCAGCTTCCTCTCCTTTTATCGCTAAGCTCTGCCGAAACGGAAGTTATCACAGCGGATAAGGAACGTTTTACACGGATTATTGATCAATTACTAAGCAACCCCGAAGAAGAGGAAGAGGATATTTATTCTGTTAGCTGCGATCCCGAAAGATGGCTGAAAATCAAATTAGCCAGGAAGGATGCAACAACTCTTGGTGTTATTATGGATGCTACCGATGAAATGACAGAAAAGAAGAGGATTATGACAGAACGGGATATTGATCCTCTAACAGGTATTTTGAACAGAAAAGCCCTTCATCTGCAGATGGAAGATGGGCTTTTGAAAAGAAATGAGAATCTGGCCGCCGCAATCCTGATGTTCGATCTTGACAATCTGAAATCAGTCAATGACACCTATGGGCATAGTTGGGGAGATCTCTATATCAAACAAGCGGTCAAGCACTTGGAAATGATCACGGCAGAGGGCAAGGTACTTGGCAGACGCTCCGGAGATGAATTTGCACTGCTTCTTTATGATCGTGAATCCAAGGAAGATATAAGGCATTCCATTGAAACCTTTTATATGGGACTTAAGTCCGATTCGATGACTTATCCTGATCAAAGCAAGGGGATTGCTGCTGTATCAGCAGGACTTGTCTGGGTAGGACCGATCGAAACAACACTGGATGAATATTTGAATAAAGCCGATGAATTGATGTATGAAGCGAAGCGAAACGAGAAGGGGTATTACTGCGAAGGAACAATTTAA
- a CDS encoding dihydropyrimidine dehydrogenase, whose translation MEEAARCVLCYDAPCSKGCPADTKPADFIRSIRFRNIKGAAATIREANALGGCTAKVCPYDRLCEEACSRTGIDKPIQIGRLQAFAVAMEKEYDMQVLEAPDATKEKVACIGAGPASLACAQKLALSGYKVTIFEEFDKPGGVLTYGIIPSRLPQDVVDFDIQKVKDLGVEFVLNKKVGRDISISQLREQGFKAIFVGTGLWKSKALDIRGKDLNGVTYAVEFLKKARSSMGEMRIKGDVVVIGGGDVAMDCAATAKLLGADKVTIVYRRTIEEAPADIAELEYVQALGIGISTKFKPQEILGEDGKVKGFLAEGTDGFSQLKLKADHVIFAIGQEAENMKEIADISLNDNGTIACDVNKGFTNEEGIFAAGDIVNGGKTVVEAVAAGKSVAESIISYLSKKEGVK comes from the coding sequence ATGGAAGAAGCCGCCCGCTGCGTTCTTTGTTATGATGCTCCTTGCAGCAAGGGTTGCCCTGCGGATACCAAACCGGCAGACTTTATTAGGTCTATCCGCTTCCGGAATATCAAAGGGGCTGCAGCCACCATTCGGGAGGCCAATGCGCTAGGAGGCTGCACTGCAAAGGTTTGTCCCTATGACAGGCTGTGCGAAGAAGCCTGCAGCAGAACGGGAATTGACAAACCGATTCAGATTGGAAGGCTACAAGCTTTTGCGGTCGCTATGGAAAAAGAATATGATATGCAAGTTCTGGAAGCACCTGATGCAACAAAAGAGAAGGTTGCGTGCATCGGCGCAGGACCGGCATCCCTTGCCTGTGCGCAGAAACTTGCACTCAGCGGTTACAAGGTAACGATTTTTGAGGAATTTGATAAGCCAGGCGGGGTTCTCACCTACGGGATCATACCTTCGAGGCTTCCTCAGGATGTGGTGGACTTTGATATTCAGAAGGTAAAAGATCTTGGTGTTGAATTTGTTCTGAATAAAAAGGTTGGACGCGATATCAGCATCAGCCAACTGAGGGAACAAGGATTTAAAGCAATATTCGTCGGAACCGGGCTTTGGAAATCCAAAGCGCTTGATATCAGGGGAAAGGATCTGAACGGAGTAACCTATGCTGTGGAATTTCTGAAAAAAGCACGATCCTCAATGGGTGAGATGAGGATAAAAGGTGATGTTGTGGTAATCGGGGGCGGAGATGTGGCAATGGACTGTGCCGCAACTGCAAAGCTGCTTGGAGCTGACAAGGTAACCATCGTTTATCGGAGAACCATTGAAGAAGCTCCGGCGGATATCGCGGAACTGGAATATGTACAAGCCCTAGGGATCGGTATATCCACAAAATTTAAACCTCAGGAAATCTTAGGAGAAGACGGTAAAGTCAAGGGCTTTCTGGCAGAAGGAACCGATGGTTTTTCACAGCTGAAGCTGAAGGCGGATCATGTCATCTTTGCCATCGGTCAGGAGGCAGAGAATATGAAAGAGATTGCAGATATCTCACTCAATGATAACGGAACCATTGCGTGCGATGTGAACAAAGGATTTACAAATGAAGAAGGAATCTTTGCAGCAGGAGATATTGTCAATGGAGGCAAAACCGTGGTAGAAGCTGTTGCGGCAGGAAAATCCGTTGCGGAGAGTATCATAAGTTATCTCTCAAAAAAAGAAGGGGTGAAGTAA
- a CDS encoding formate--tetrahydrofolate ligase, whose product MSYKSDIEIAQEAAPKLVQEIAAKLSIDDEFVECYGKYKAKIDYNMLDRYQDKENGKLILVTAINPTPAGEGKTTTTVGLGDALSRIGKKTVIALREPSLGPVFGVKGGAAGGGYAQVIPMEDINLHFTGDIHAVTTANNLIAAMLDNHIMQGNSLGIDVRRIIWRRCMDMNDRQLRFMVNGLGGKANGMPREDGFDISVASEIMAVLCLSKDLEDLKERVARIILAYDFEGKPVTVGDIKAQGAVAALMKEALKPNLAQTLEHTPAFIHGGPFANIAHGCNSIMATRIALKLGDYVVTEAGFGADLGAEKFLDIKCRISGLKPDAVVIVATARALKHHGGVHKTELNNENIPALGKGIENLLKHVENITEVYGLPAVVAINRFPTDTEDELKYIEDRCKELGVNVMLSEVWAKGGAGGEALAHEVVRVIGEKENNFRFSYDENLSIQEKIHAIATKIYGAEGVDYIGNSLNQIKEIEAIGYGNLPICMAKTQYSLSDDPKKLGRPEGFRVTVRNIKPSIGAGFIVAITGEIMTMPGLPKVPSAEMIDIDKTGKISGLF is encoded by the coding sequence ATGAGCTACAAGAGTGACATTGAAATTGCTCAGGAAGCGGCCCCCAAGCTGGTACAGGAGATTGCAGCAAAACTCTCCATTGACGATGAATTTGTAGAGTGTTACGGAAAGTACAAGGCGAAAATTGACTATAATATGCTGGACCGTTACCAAGACAAGGAAAATGGGAAACTGATTCTTGTAACTGCCATCAATCCCACTCCGGCGGGAGAGGGAAAAACAACCACCACTGTGGGGCTTGGCGACGCCCTGAGCAGAATTGGGAAAAAAACCGTCATCGCATTGCGGGAGCCCTCCTTGGGCCCGGTATTCGGTGTAAAAGGCGGCGCTGCCGGCGGAGGCTATGCCCAGGTAATTCCCATGGAGGATATCAACCTGCACTTTACAGGGGATATTCATGCCGTCACTACTGCCAACAATCTCATTGCAGCAATGCTGGATAATCACATTATGCAGGGCAACAGCCTGGGAATTGATGTGAGAAGAATTATCTGGAGAAGGTGCATGGATATGAATGACAGGCAGCTTCGGTTTATGGTGAACGGTCTTGGAGGAAAAGCAAATGGAATGCCGAGGGAAGATGGCTTCGATATATCCGTTGCATCCGAAATTATGGCCGTTCTTTGTTTATCCAAGGATCTTGAAGATCTGAAGGAGAGAGTCGCCAGGATCATTCTGGCTTATGACTTTGAAGGTAAACCGGTGACTGTTGGCGACATAAAAGCCCAGGGAGCGGTAGCTGCTCTGATGAAGGAAGCTTTGAAGCCGAACCTTGCACAAACCCTAGAGCATACACCTGCCTTTATTCATGGAGGACCGTTTGCCAACATCGCCCATGGCTGCAACAGTATTATGGCAACCCGTATTGCCCTTAAGCTGGGTGACTATGTCGTAACAGAAGCGGGTTTTGGTGCTGATCTTGGCGCAGAAAAATTTCTTGATATCAAATGCAGAATCAGCGGTCTGAAGCCTGATGCAGTTGTTATCGTAGCCACCGCAAGAGCACTGAAGCATCACGGCGGTGTACATAAGACGGAATTAAACAACGAAAACATACCGGCACTGGGTAAGGGAATTGAAAATCTGCTGAAGCATGTGGAGAACATTACTGAGGTTTATGGTCTTCCTGCTGTTGTAGCAATCAACCGGTTCCCCACTGATACAGAAGATGAGCTGAAATACATAGAAGACCGATGCAAAGAGCTTGGCGTTAATGTCATGCTGTCAGAAGTCTGGGCCAAGGGTGGCGCAGGCGGAGAAGCGCTGGCACATGAAGTGGTGCGCGTCATTGGTGAAAAGGAAAACAACTTTAGATTCTCCTACGATGAAAATCTGTCCATTCAAGAAAAAATCCATGCCATTGCAACGAAGATTTATGGTGCGGAAGGGGTGGACTATATCGGAAATTCTCTAAATCAGATTAAGGAAATCGAAGCGATCGGTTACGGAAACTTACCGATCTGTATGGCCAAAACCCAGTACTCCTTATCTGATGATCCGAAAAAACTTGGCAGGCCTGAGGGCTTCCGTGTTACGGTGAGGAATATTAAGCCATCCATTGGAGCTGGTTTTATCGTTGCCATAACAGGTGAAATTATGACCATGCCCGGACTGCCAAAGGTACCTTCGGCAGAAATGATCGATATTGACAAGACCGGAAAAATATCCGGATTATTCTAG
- a CDS encoding YebC/PmpR family DNA-binding transcriptional regulator, producing MGRHGTIANRKASQDNKRAQVFTKYARAITVAAKGGGDPEYNIALKHAIDKAKGINMPNDNITRAIKKGTGELAGETYEPGSFEGYGAGGVAVIVDVLTDNRNRTTAAMKHAFDKYGGNLGVPGCVSYMFERKGIILIEKTDGVDEDALMEAALESGADDMLTHEDSFEVQTTPDAFDEVSDALKASGYELVEADIEYVPSMESAPTNEHDIKNLKKMIEILEDNDDVQKVYHNCSLDLED from the coding sequence ATGGGCAGACATGGAACAATTGCAAACAGAAAAGCGTCTCAGGATAATAAAAGAGCGCAGGTTTTTACAAAATATGCCAGGGCTATTACAGTAGCTGCAAAGGGCGGCGGTGACCCTGAATATAATATTGCATTAAAGCATGCCATCGATAAGGCTAAGGGCATCAATATGCCGAATGACAATATTACTAGAGCGATCAAGAAGGGAACCGGCGAGCTTGCGGGGGAAACCTACGAGCCAGGCAGCTTTGAGGGTTATGGTGCTGGAGGCGTGGCGGTTATCGTCGATGTTCTCACCGACAACAGAAACAGGACAACCGCTGCAATGAAGCATGCTTTTGACAAATACGGCGGGAACCTTGGGGTACCGGGCTGTGTATCCTACATGTTCGAAAGAAAAGGAATTATTCTGATCGAGAAAACCGATGGTGTAGATGAAGATGCACTGATGGAAGCAGCTTTGGAAAGCGGAGCAGATGATATGCTTACGCATGAAGATTCTTTTGAAGTGCAGACCACTCCGGATGCCTTTGATGAGGTTTCTGATGCATTAAAGGCATCAGGATACGAGCTTGTTGAGGCAGACATTGAATACGTTCCTTCCATGGAATCCGCGCCAACGAATGAGCATGACATCAAGAATCTGAAGAAAATGATCGAGATCCTGGAAGACAATGACGATGTGCAGAAGGTATATCACAACTGCAGTCTGGATTTAGAGGACTAA